One part of the Pandoraea faecigallinarum genome encodes these proteins:
- the rodA gene encoding rod shape-determining protein RodA, whose amino-acid sequence MALDKHTWKEQVKRLFAAFDKPLALIVFLLLCVGLVTLYSASIDVPGRVEDQIRNIVLTFVLMWVLAMLPTQTLMKFAVPLYTAGVALLIAVAMFGLTKKGAKRWLNVGMVIQPSEIMKIAMPLMLAWYFQKREGNIRWFDYLAALALLGVPVGLIAKQPDLGTGLLVAAAGLYVIYLAGLSWKLILPVLIAGVVGIGTILALEDKICQPDVEWHILHDYQKHRVCTLLDPTSDPLGKGFHTIQSVIAIGSGGTTGKGWLKGTQAHLEFIPEKHTDFIFAVFAEEFGLIGEGVLIVLYLLLVARGLMIAASGATLFGRLLAGAVTMIFFTYAFVNMGMVSGILPVVGVPLPFMSYGGTALVTLGLGVGILMSVAREKRLMQS is encoded by the coding sequence ATGGCGCTCGACAAACATACGTGGAAAGAACAGGTCAAGCGCCTGTTCGCCGCCTTCGACAAGCCGCTCGCGCTGATCGTGTTCCTGCTGCTGTGCGTGGGGCTGGTCACGCTCTACAGCGCCAGCATCGACGTGCCGGGACGCGTGGAAGACCAGATTCGCAACATCGTGCTCACGTTCGTCCTGATGTGGGTGCTGGCCATGTTGCCGACACAGACCCTGATGAAGTTCGCGGTCCCGCTCTATACGGCGGGCGTCGCGCTGCTCATTGCGGTGGCGATGTTCGGCCTGACGAAGAAGGGGGCGAAGCGGTGGCTTAACGTCGGCATGGTGATCCAGCCGTCCGAAATCATGAAGATCGCCATGCCGCTCATGCTCGCGTGGTACTTCCAGAAGCGCGAAGGCAACATTCGCTGGTTCGACTATCTGGCCGCCCTCGCCCTGCTCGGCGTACCCGTCGGTCTGATCGCGAAGCAGCCCGATCTGGGCACAGGCCTGCTCGTGGCCGCTGCCGGTCTCTACGTCATCTATCTGGCCGGCTTGTCGTGGAAGCTGATTCTTCCGGTACTGATCGCCGGGGTGGTCGGCATCGGCACGATCCTCGCACTCGAAGACAAGATCTGTCAGCCGGATGTCGAATGGCACATCCTGCACGACTACCAGAAGCACCGTGTATGCACGCTGCTCGACCCCACGTCCGACCCGCTCGGCAAGGGCTTCCACACGATCCAGTCGGTCATCGCCATCGGCTCGGGCGGCACGACCGGCAAGGGGTGGCTCAAGGGCACGCAGGCTCACCTCGAATTCATTCCGGAAAAGCACACCGACTTCATCTTCGCCGTGTTCGCGGAAGAATTCGGTCTGATCGGCGAGGGCGTGCTGATCGTGCTGTATCTGCTGCTCGTCGCACGCGGGCTGATGATCGCCGCAAGCGGTGCGACGCTGTTCGGCCGGTTGCTTGCGGGCGCCGTCACGATGATCTTCTTCACTTACGCCTTCGTGAACATGGGCATGGTGAGCGGTATTTTGCCGGTGGTCGGCGTGCCGCTACCGTTCATGAGCTACGGGGGCACCGCACTGGTGACGCTCGGCCTCGGCGTCGGCATTCTGATGAGCGTGGCGCGCGAGAAGCGGCTGATGCAGAGTTAG
- the mrdA gene encoding penicillin-binding protein 2, producing MTEFKNPQQQLQTFHLRVTAAALFVLICFSLLAVRFVYLQVFRHNQYALQADENRVSLAPIVPNRGVIMDRNGVVLARNYSAYTLEITPSKIGRPLEDLVTDLSDVIEITPRDRARFKKLMDDSKSFESLPIRTRLTDEEVARFTAQRFRFPGVDVHARLFRQYPLGETAAHVIGYIGRISQRDRQRIDAMSEENDSDSAKYDIRRDVNNYKGTDYIGKIGVEQSYETQLHGITGFEEIEVTAGGRPVRTISRTPATPGDNLVLSIDIKLQQVAEQAFAGRRGAVVAIEPKTGDVLAFVSAPSFDPNLFVEGIDQQNWDALNNSPDRPLLNRPLRGTYPIGSTYKPFMALAALELGKRTTNWGFQDTGSFTLGNHTFRNDVRNGQGWIDMYRSIVVSNDTYYYMLAHDLGVNAIHDFMAPLGFGQLTGIDIEGEARGILPSTEWKRKAYKKPAQQKWYDGETISLGIGQGYNSFTILQLAHATATLANNGVVMKPHLVKAVEDPVSHSRQLTVPHESARLPYKQADIDFVKRAMVGVIKEGTGRQAFAGAPYEAGGKTGTAQVYSLGKNEKYNHNAIPEFKRDHALFIAFAPADDPKIALALIVENAGWGGAQAGPVARSLLDYYLITEPKERAAEAAALQAAASGASAAAVSAAPDAPPASAAELDRLATATTATMAVSRVAPGASAATAVTGAARSPNGKASAATAPETQKPAPPPNKPAIISPTVADEARHRAAIRAQEQSTHKAKGAQGETP from the coding sequence ATGACCGAGTTCAAGAATCCCCAGCAACAACTACAGACGTTCCACCTGCGGGTAACGGCGGCCGCGCTTTTCGTGCTGATCTGCTTCAGCCTGCTCGCGGTGCGTTTCGTCTATCTGCAAGTCTTCCGTCATAACCAGTACGCCCTGCAAGCCGACGAGAACCGCGTGTCGCTGGCGCCGATCGTGCCCAACCGTGGCGTCATCATGGACCGCAACGGCGTGGTGCTGGCACGCAATTATTCCGCTTACACGCTGGAAATCACGCCGTCGAAGATCGGTCGTCCGCTCGAAGACCTTGTCACCGACCTGTCAGACGTGATCGAAATCACGCCGCGCGACCGCGCCCGCTTCAAGAAGCTGATGGACGACAGCAAGAGCTTCGAGAGCCTGCCGATCCGCACCCGGCTGACCGACGAGGAAGTCGCCCGCTTCACCGCGCAACGATTCCGCTTCCCTGGCGTGGACGTGCACGCGCGTCTGTTCCGGCAATACCCGCTCGGCGAGACGGCGGCGCATGTGATCGGCTACATTGGCCGGATTTCGCAACGCGACCGTCAGCGAATCGACGCGATGAGCGAAGAAAACGACAGCGACAGCGCGAAGTACGACATCCGCCGCGATGTGAACAACTACAAAGGCACCGACTACATTGGCAAGATCGGCGTGGAGCAGAGTTACGAGACGCAGCTCCACGGCATCACCGGTTTCGAGGAAATCGAAGTGACGGCCGGGGGGCGTCCGGTGCGCACGATCTCGCGCACGCCGGCGACGCCGGGCGACAATTTGGTGTTGTCCATCGACATCAAGCTCCAGCAGGTGGCCGAGCAAGCCTTTGCGGGACGCCGTGGCGCGGTCGTCGCCATCGAACCGAAAACGGGCGACGTCCTGGCCTTCGTGTCCGCGCCGAGTTTCGACCCGAACCTGTTCGTCGAAGGCATCGACCAGCAGAACTGGGACGCCCTGAACAACTCGCCCGACCGGCCGCTGCTCAATCGCCCTCTGCGCGGCACTTACCCGATCGGCTCGACGTACAAGCCGTTCATGGCGCTCGCCGCCCTCGAACTCGGCAAGCGCACGACGAACTGGGGTTTCCAGGATACGGGCTCGTTTACGCTGGGCAACCATACCTTCCGCAACGACGTGCGTAACGGTCAGGGCTGGATCGACATGTACCGCTCGATCGTGGTTTCGAACGACACGTATTACTACATGCTCGCGCACGACCTCGGCGTGAACGCCATCCACGATTTCATGGCGCCGCTCGGTTTCGGTCAGTTGACGGGCATCGACATCGAAGGCGAGGCGCGCGGCATTCTGCCGTCGACCGAATGGAAGCGCAAAGCCTACAAGAAGCCGGCGCAGCAGAAGTGGTACGACGGCGAGACGATCAGCCTGGGGATCGGTCAGGGCTACAACTCGTTCACGATCCTGCAACTCGCGCACGCAACGGCCACGCTGGCCAACAACGGCGTGGTGATGAAGCCACACCTGGTGAAGGCTGTCGAAGACCCGGTCTCGCACTCGCGCCAGCTCACCGTGCCGCACGAGAGCGCGCGTCTGCCGTACAAGCAGGCGGACATCGACTTCGTGAAACGCGCGATGGTCGGCGTCATCAAGGAAGGGACGGGGCGTCAGGCGTTCGCCGGGGCCCCGTATGAAGCAGGCGGCAAGACCGGCACGGCGCAGGTGTACTCGCTCGGCAAGAACGAAAAGTACAACCACAACGCGATTCCCGAGTTCAAGCGCGACCACGCGCTGTTCATCGCCTTCGCGCCGGCCGACGATCCGAAGATCGCGCTTGCGCTGATCGTCGAGAACGCCGGTTGGGGGGGCGCGCAGGCCGGCCCGGTCGCGCGCAGCCTGCTCGATTATTACCTCATCACCGAGCCGAAGGAGCGCGCCGCCGAAGCGGCGGCATTGCAGGCTGCGGCTTCGGGGGCGAGCGCGGCGGCGGTCTCTGCTGCGCCGGATGCGCCGCCTGCCAGCGCCGCCGAACTGGACCGCCTGGCGACGGCCACCACGGCCACGATGGCGGTCTCCCGCGTGGCTCCCGGGGCATCGGCGGCCACGGCTGTGACGGGCGCTGCACGTTCGCCGAACGGCAAGGCGTCCGCTGCCACCGCGCCGGAAACACAGAAGCCGGCGCCGCCCCCGAACAAACCGGCCATCATCAGCCCGACCGTCGCCGACGAAGCCCGCCATCGCGCCGCCATCCGTGCTCAGGAGCAGAGCACGCACAAGGCGAAGGGCGCGCAAGGAGAAACGCCATGA
- the mreD gene encoding rod shape-determining protein MreD: MSRPQYILLPVNPYFIALSLVVAFLVNLMPWGHAPAMPDFVALVLMFWNIHQPRKVGMGVAFLVGLLMDVHNAGLLGEHALAYTLLSYGAIMIHRRVLFFTLLGQALTVLPLLLLAHVVPFIIRLATGAAFPGWWPLAASFVEALLWPVISILLLAPQKRAVDRDDTRPI, encoded by the coding sequence ATGTCACGACCGCAATACATTCTGCTGCCGGTCAATCCGTACTTCATCGCGCTCAGCCTCGTGGTGGCGTTTCTGGTGAACCTGATGCCGTGGGGCCATGCGCCCGCCATGCCCGACTTCGTCGCACTGGTGCTCATGTTCTGGAACATCCACCAGCCACGCAAGGTCGGCATGGGCGTAGCGTTTCTCGTCGGGTTGCTCATGGACGTGCACAACGCCGGACTGCTGGGCGAGCACGCCCTCGCCTATACGCTGTTGTCGTATGGTGCGATCATGATCCATCGCCGCGTATTGTTCTTCACGCTGCTCGGTCAGGCGCTCACGGTGCTGCCATTGCTGCTGCTCGCGCACGTGGTGCCGTTCATCATTCGTCTGGCGACCGGCGCCGCCTTTCCGGGCTGGTGGCCGCTCGCCGCGAGCTTCGTGGAAGCGTTGCTCTGGCCGGTGATCAGTATCCTGCTGCTGGCGCCCCAGAAACGCGCCGTCGACCGCGACGATACGCGTCCGATCTGA
- the mreC gene encoding rod shape-determining protein MreC, protein MQYSPPPLFKQGPSALARLICFVALAIGLLVVDSHYNTLERVRAVVGTALYPVQRMMLLPRDAILGVARFFSTESQLTTENGTLRERNLELSVQAQRNNQLVAENEHLRQLLALRERMPVPSIPAEIEYDTRDPFTQRVVIDRGTKHGVKLGAPVVTEQGLLGQVSRVFLLQSEVTLLTDKEQAVPVQVIRSGVHSVIYGGLRGDVLDLRFIPLSADVKVGDEIATSGLDGVYPAGLPVARITKVDRVSDTAFARILCQPVANLRSQRQVLVLQYTTPLALHPDAAADLARASDPAASGGKPAPKGGTRADPKLAPGARKGH, encoded by the coding sequence ATGCAGTACAGTCCGCCGCCACTGTTCAAACAGGGACCGTCGGCGTTGGCCCGGCTGATCTGTTTCGTCGCGCTCGCCATCGGCCTGCTCGTGGTCGACTCGCACTACAACACGCTGGAGCGGGTGCGAGCCGTCGTCGGCACCGCCCTCTATCCCGTGCAGCGCATGATGCTGTTGCCTCGCGACGCCATTCTCGGCGTGGCGAGATTCTTCTCGACCGAATCGCAACTCACGACCGAAAACGGCACGCTGCGCGAGCGTAATCTCGAACTGTCCGTCCAGGCTCAGCGCAACAACCAGCTCGTCGCCGAGAACGAACATCTGCGCCAGTTGCTCGCCCTGCGCGAGCGCATGCCGGTGCCGAGCATTCCCGCGGAAATCGAATACGATACGCGCGATCCGTTCACGCAGCGCGTGGTCATCGATCGCGGCACGAAACACGGTGTCAAACTCGGCGCCCCCGTCGTCACCGAGCAAGGGTTGCTCGGGCAGGTTTCGCGCGTGTTCCTGCTGCAAAGCGAAGTGACGCTGCTCACCGACAAGGAACAGGCCGTGCCGGTACAAGTGATCCGCAGCGGCGTGCACAGCGTCATCTACGGCGGACTGCGAGGCGACGTGCTCGACCTGCGCTTCATCCCGCTGTCCGCAGACGTCAAGGTCGGCGACGAGATCGCCACCAGCGGTCTGGACGGCGTCTACCCCGCCGGCCTGCCGGTCGCACGCATTACCAAGGTCGACCGGGTGTCGGACACCGCGTTCGCGCGCATTCTGTGTCAGCCGGTGGCCAACCTGCGCAGCCAGCGTCAGGTGCTGGTGCTGCAATACACCACACCGCTGGCGCTGCATCCGGACGCCGCCGCCGATCTCGCACGCGCCTCCGATCCGGCGGCCAGCGGCGGCAAGCCCGCACCGAAAGGCGGCACGCGCGCGGATCCGAAACTCGCGCCGGGCGCCCGCAAGGGTCATTGA
- a CDS encoding rod shape-determining protein: protein MFGFLRSYFSNDLAIDLGTANTLIYMRGKGVVLDEPSVVAIRQEGGPSGKKTIQAVGKEAKQMLGKVPGNIEAIRPMKDGVIADFTVTEQMIKQFIKMAHESRLFSPSPRIIICVPCGSTQVERRAIKEAAHGAGASQVYLIEEPMAAAIGAGLPVSEATGSMVVDIGGGTTEVGVISLGGIVYKGSVRVGGDKFDEAIVNYIRRNYGMLIGEQTAEAIKKEIGSAFPGSEVKEMEVKGRNLSEGIPRAFTISSNEILEALTDPLNQIVSSVKIALEQTPPELGADIAERGMMLTGGGALLRDLDRLLAEETGLPVLVAEDPLTCVVRGSGMALERMDKLGSIFSYE, encoded by the coding sequence ATGTTCGGTTTTCTTCGCAGCTACTTCTCCAACGACCTGGCCATCGACCTGGGCACGGCCAACACCCTGATCTATATGCGCGGCAAGGGCGTCGTTCTCGACGAACCTTCGGTCGTCGCCATCCGTCAGGAAGGTGGCCCGAGCGGCAAGAAAACGATTCAGGCCGTCGGTAAGGAAGCCAAACAGATGCTCGGCAAGGTGCCGGGCAACATCGAAGCCATTCGTCCGATGAAAGACGGCGTGATCGCCGACTTCACCGTGACCGAGCAGATGATCAAGCAGTTCATCAAGATGGCGCACGAGTCGCGTCTGTTCTCGCCGTCGCCGCGCATCATCATCTGCGTGCCGTGCGGTTCGACCCAGGTCGAGCGCCGCGCCATCAAGGAAGCGGCCCACGGTGCCGGCGCCTCGCAGGTGTACCTGATCGAAGAGCCGATGGCCGCGGCCATCGGTGCAGGCCTGCCGGTCTCGGAAGCCACCGGCTCGATGGTCGTCGACATCGGCGGCGGCACGACCGAAGTCGGCGTGATCTCGCTGGGCGGCATCGTCTATAAAGGTTCGGTGCGCGTGGGCGGCGACAAGTTCGACGAGGCCATCGTCAACTACATCCGCCGCAACTACGGCATGCTGATCGGCGAACAGACCGCCGAAGCCATCAAGAAGGAAATCGGCTCGGCGTTCCCGGGCTCGGAAGTCAAGGAAATGGAAGTCAAGGGCCGCAACCTCTCGGAAGGGATTCCGCGCGCCTTCACCATTTCCAGCAATGAAATCCTCGAAGCCCTGACCGATCCGCTCAACCAGATCGTATCGTCGGTGAAGATCGCGCTGGAACAGACGCCGCCGGAACTGGGCGCCGACATCGCCGAGCGCGGCATGATGCTCACGGGCGGTGGCGCACTGTTGCGCGATCTGGACCGTCTGCTCGCCGAAGAAACCGGCCTGCCCGTGCTCGTCGCCGAAGACCCGCTCACCTGCGTGGTGCGTGGCTCGGGCATGGCGCTCGAGCGCATGGACAAGCTCGGCAGCATCTTCTCCTACGAGTAA
- the gatC gene encoding Asp-tRNA(Asn)/Glu-tRNA(Gln) amidotransferase subunit GatC produces the protein MALNHSDVKRIAHLARLELADDEAAHMEKELNGFFALVEQMQSVDTTGVAPLAHPIEQIQEVAQRLRTDAVTELVDRDANQRPAPAVQDGLYLVPKVIE, from the coding sequence ATGGCTTTGAATCACTCAGACGTCAAACGCATCGCCCATCTCGCGCGTCTCGAGCTGGCCGATGACGAGGCGGCTCACATGGAAAAGGAGCTCAACGGCTTCTTCGCGCTCGTCGAACAGATGCAGTCGGTCGACACGACGGGCGTTGCCCCGCTCGCGCACCCCATCGAACAAATTCAGGAGGTCGCGCAGCGTCTGCGCACCGACGCCGTGACCGAGCTGGTCGACCGCGATGCGAATCAGCGTCCGGCGCCCGCCGTGCAGGATGGCCTCTATCTGGTGCCGAAGGTCATCGAGTGA
- the gatA gene encoding Asp-tRNA(Asn)/Glu-tRNA(Gln) amidotransferase subunit GatA → MEQDLIHLQDLRAALDARRVSSVELTQHYLTRIAAAADLNAFVHVDAEASLTQARAADARIAAGDGANQPLLGIPVAHKDVFVTRNWHSTAGSRMLKGYQSPFDAAVVERLSDAGMVTLGKTNMDEFAMGSSNENSYYGPVKNPWDKLAVPGGSSGGSAAAVAARLAPVATGTDTGGSIRQPAAFCGVTGIKPTYGRVSRYGMIAFASSLDQGGPFGHSAADCAWLLNGMAGFDPRDSTSLERADEDFARGLGKPLDGATADKPLAGLRIGLPAEYFGEGLDADVRESIDNALAEFEKLGAVRVPVSLPKTELSIPVYYVLAPAEASSNLSRFDGVRFGHRAAEYRDLLDMYKKSRAEGFGTEVKRRILVGTYVLSHGYYDAYYLQAQKIRRLIAQDFQNAFAQCDVIMGPVAPSVAWNLGEKSADPVQMYLADVYTLSVSLAGLPGMSLPVGPGRNARPVGLQMIGNYFDEARLLQVADAFQRATDWHKRAPTGV, encoded by the coding sequence ATGGAACAAGATCTGATTCATTTGCAGGATTTGCGTGCCGCGCTCGACGCCAGGCGCGTCTCGAGCGTCGAGCTCACGCAGCACTATCTGACGCGCATCGCCGCGGCGGCCGATCTGAACGCCTTCGTGCACGTCGACGCCGAAGCCAGCCTCACGCAAGCGCGCGCCGCGGATGCGCGCATCGCCGCCGGTGACGGCGCGAACCAGCCCCTGCTGGGAATCCCCGTCGCGCACAAGGACGTTTTCGTTACGCGCAACTGGCACAGCACGGCAGGCTCGCGCATGCTCAAGGGCTACCAGAGCCCGTTCGACGCCGCTGTCGTCGAGCGTCTGTCAGACGCCGGCATGGTCACGTTGGGCAAGACCAACATGGACGAGTTCGCCATGGGCTCGTCCAACGAAAACTCGTACTACGGCCCGGTCAAGAACCCGTGGGACAAGCTGGCCGTGCCGGGCGGCTCGTCCGGCGGCTCGGCCGCTGCCGTGGCCGCGCGCCTGGCGCCGGTCGCCACCGGAACCGATACCGGCGGCTCGATCCGCCAACCAGCTGCATTCTGCGGCGTGACCGGCATCAAGCCGACGTATGGCCGCGTGTCGCGTTACGGCATGATCGCTTTCGCCTCGTCGCTCGATCAAGGCGGTCCGTTCGGTCATAGCGCCGCAGATTGCGCTTGGCTGCTCAACGGCATGGCCGGGTTCGACCCTCGCGATTCGACCAGCCTGGAGCGTGCCGACGAAGACTTCGCACGCGGTCTGGGCAAGCCGCTCGACGGGGCGACGGCCGACAAGCCGCTGGCGGGTCTGCGCATCGGGCTGCCTGCCGAATACTTCGGAGAAGGACTCGACGCCGACGTGCGCGAATCCATCGACAACGCGCTTGCCGAGTTCGAGAAGCTCGGCGCCGTGCGCGTGCCGGTGTCGCTGCCGAAGACGGAACTGTCGATCCCTGTGTACTACGTGCTGGCGCCGGCGGAAGCGTCGTCGAACCTGTCGCGCTTCGACGGCGTGCGCTTCGGCCATCGTGCCGCCGAGTACCGCGACCTGCTCGACATGTACAAGAAGTCGCGTGCCGAAGGCTTCGGCACCGAGGTCAAGCGTCGCATCCTGGTGGGCACCTACGTGCTCTCGCACGGCTATTACGACGCCTACTATCTGCAAGCCCAGAAGATCCGCCGTCTGATCGCGCAGGATTTCCAGAACGCGTTCGCGCAGTGCGACGTCATCATGGGGCCGGTTGCCCCGTCGGTGGCCTGGAACCTCGGCGAGAAGAGCGCCGATCCGGTGCAGATGTATCTGGCCGACGTCTACACGCTGTCGGTGAGCCTCGCGGGCCTGCCGGGCATGAGCCTGCCGGTCGGCCCGGGACGCAATGCGCGTCCGGTCGGCCTGCAAATGATCGGCAACTATTTCGACGAAGCCCGCCTGCTGCAAGTGGCCGACGCGTTCCAGCGCGCGACCGACTGGCACAAGCGTGCGCCCACGGGTGTCTGA